Within Actinosynnema pretiosum, the genomic segment CCGAGTCCCGACAGAGGTGCTAATGGTGCGTAAAAATCTTTAGCTGGGCTTACTGCGCACTGGTCCTTACGGTTGAGCGCCGTGGAGCTGATGTACGCCATGGCCGCGGGCCTGGGCACCGGGTTGTCGTTGATCGTCGTGATCGGGTCGCAGAACGCGCTCGTGCTGCGCCAGGGCGTCCTGCGCGACCGCGTCCCGCTGGTCGTCGCGATCTGCGCGGTCTCCGACGTGCTGCTCATCGCGCTCGGCGTCGGCGGTCTCGGCGGGCTGTTCACCTCGTGGCCGCCGCTGCTGGAGGTCGTGCGCTGGTTCGGCGCGGCGTTCCTGCTCGCCTACGGGGCGCTCGCGCTGCGCCGCGCGCTGCGGCCGGGCGGCGGGCTGACGGCGGCCCCGGTGGCGGCCTCGGCGCTGGTCGCCACGTGCCTGGCCCTGACCTGGCTCAACCCGCACGTGTACCTGGACACCGTGCTGCTGCTCGGCACCGCCTCGACCGCGTGGGGCGATTTGCGGTGGTGGTTCGGGGTCGGGGCGATGGTCGCGAGCGTGCTGTGGTTCTGCGTGCTG encodes:
- a CDS encoding LysE/ArgO family amino acid transporter; the encoded protein is MYAMAAGLGTGLSLIVVIGSQNALVLRQGVLRDRVPLVVAICAVSDVLLIALGVGGLGGLFTSWPPLLEVVRWFGAAFLLAYGALALRRALRPGGGLTAAPVAASALVATCLALTWLNPHVYLDTVLLLGTASTAWGDLRWWFGVGAMVASVLWFCVLGFGAGRLAGVFARPSAWRVLDGVVAVVVTAAGISLIW